The genomic window TCGGATGCCCCTCCAGACGACTGCCGAATTCCCGGTAGTGCATCAACGCGTCGGGCTCGATCTCGCCCGCTGCTGCCCACAGTGCATAGAACAGCGGCGAAGCGTGACCTTTGGAAAAGATCAGCCGATCGTTGGCGGGGTTGTCAGGCTGCTCCAGGTCGAATCGAAAGTGACCGCCGAACATCAGGTCGACCATCAACTCCACGGCGGACAGCGACGACGTGGGGTGCCCCGAATCGGCTTCGGACGTGCTGCGGACAATCCACCTCCGGATTTGCTTAGAAATCTGCTGCAGGTCCGCAATGTCGCGATGAGTTGCCGTGGTCATAAATGCCTCCGTCTGATTGCATGGTTAAGTTCCACATCCACAAGGCTGCAAATCATGGGCCTACGGAAACTGACAACAGCAGCGGCATCGATCCACAAATATTCTCCCGCAACGGAATACGAATTGCGGCGATTTGTGGTTTATCAACGTGGACGTCCGATCCGATGACGCCGAGGAGCTTGCGAAGATGTTTGTCAAAGAAATGAGAAGTGGTGACCTGATCCGGGTCGACCAAGTGGCCCAGCTCGCCAACCCGCTGGATCCCCACGTCCTGGGGCGACGGCAAGCCGGTGAGGAAGAACAGGACGAGCAGCTGTTTGAAAAAGCTGACTTGGTGTTCCCCTCCGATGAACCCTTGCCGGCCTGCTGGACCGAAAAGAATTATCAGGTCAAAGAGCGGATGTGCGCGAAGTGATGGGAGCCCTAGGCGGCTACCGCGGGCGGTAACGCGATGCCCATCTCATTGAGCACCGTTGCGGCGGCCCGCTGCGAAGCGCCCGGCTGGGCGATGGCGCTGCGCAGCTGGCCGAGTTTCTGGTCCAGCCGCTCTCGGTACAGGGCGTCGCCAAGCATCGCGTCGACGTGTCGATGCAGGAACTGCACGGTGGATTCGGGACTGCCGCAGGATACGTGTTCCGGAAAAATGGTCTCTCCGGCGATCAGGTTGGGCAGCGTCATGCTGGGCACCCGCACCATCATTCGGCCGACGCCATAAAACACGCGTCCTACACGATAGATCACCGGAGCGGGAGTCCCGCGAGCCATCATTTCCAAGCTGACCGATCCCGAAACCATCATCCCGCATTCGGCCATCTCGATGATCTCGCTGGACTTGCCCACGAAGAAATCGATCGGCAGGGCACGGTCTGTGGCGGTCAGTTGATCGCGACACCACAGGCATTGTTTGTCTTTGAAGGCAGCCACCAAAAAC from Roseimaritima ulvae includes these protein-coding regions:
- a CDS encoding acetyltransferase yields the protein MDVRSDDAEELAKMFVKEMRSGDLIRVDQVAQLANPLDPHVLGRRQAGEEEQDEQLFEKADLVFPSDEPLPACWTEKNYQVKERMCAK